ACTCTCATTTTGTATTCAGAAAGTATTTATAAAGATTTCCTGAGGAAAGTACTGTGCTAAAATAATCTCTTGAAAATAAAGCTCtagcaaagaagaaatttctgtaGTATTTGCATATCACACTCAAGAACAAGTTAATGAGAATGGTAAGTGAAACTCGGTAGAAGTTTCAACAACTCTGAAAATTTGCTTAAATTCCATGcgaaaagaggaagagaggaggaaatcTCGAGTGGGGAAAAAGGGTATGCTCTCAGTTTAATGCAGATTCTGGAGTTAGTAGGAACAAAAAGAGACTGTGACTAATAGGAATTACTGATATTTTCCCCCTTCTCAGTAAGCTGTTATTCAAGAGTTGGAGCACATCTTTCACGGTGAAAGAGGAATTTGAGAGAACTTATGTTTGAGATCTCCAAGCCGTTTTCATTGGGATTTGCATACAAATTTGTGTTGGCTTAGCTAAGACTGAAATGCTTTGCTAGCTGAAGCTGATGTTATAATATCAAGATGATATTATGATATCTTAGGTATTTGTTTAGGATCCCAATAGAAAGGTGTCAGTCATCTTTCCAGCTATCATCATTCTTCTCCTCATGGGGGTGCTATTCATCCAACCTTTGACTAATGCATAGTCAAGGCCACCTTCCAGTTTCAAGTCTTAATGTTGGattgctgctttttgttgttgtttctgtttaacAGAGTGGAACAATGTCAAAACTATCAAAATTTGAAATTGAGTTACCTGCAGCACCCAAGTCCTCCAAGCTCAGCCTTTCTGAAAGAGATATTGCCATGGCTACAATGTATGTATCTGACTAATcaagccttttctttccttggaaaAGTGTGAGAGTTTGGGGATGCTCTGAGAAGACAAGAATGGCGACGTGGTTGCACTTGTTTCTTGTTTTAGCAGTATTCCTGCTTTAAAGGGCTTTAAAGTGCTTTGGTTACTGCCTTGAACAAAGAGTCTAAACAACTCTCCTGAGGCAGGGTGGGGACGAGATGCAAACTGAGGGGTCTTAATGAAATTCTTCTTGATTAGTCCAGGCATCTtgagaatatttcatttttgagtTGATCTGCTGACAGAATTAGTCTTATGTCTAATTTGCATACGCATAGACTGCATTGTGATTTACCAAGTGTTGTTTCAGTCTTTCACTTTTAATTGGTCATTTGACTTAGGTAATCTCATCTCTGTTCTTCTAGGATAAAACATGGTTCTAACAGGATGTTAGAGTAAGACAGCTTTAtgcctttgtttcagaaaggatGTCCTAGGTCTCgcttccctcccagctctttgTTGTCAAGTAATGTTTTAATCCTGTTGTCTCATTAGATACGGGCAGCTTTACGTCCTCTATTTGAGGCATCACTCAAGGACTTCCAATAGTACAGGAGCAGAAGTAGTCCTCTATCACTTGCCAAGGTAAGAGCAGAGTAAAGAACTTTTGTGACACTTCATGTGCGTAAgagacttctgcttttctgttttggataGGCGTACTGACCAGCTCTTCTCTATTTCCATAGAGAGGGCTCCTGTAAGAAGACGCACATTTTAAAGCTCAACAGAACTGGAAAGTTTGCACTAAATGTTGTGGATAACTTGGTGGTAGTACATCATCAGGATACTGAGGTctgagttgtttgttttcttgtcttaaCTTTCAAAAGTTGGACATTTTCATAACTATACACGTTAGctttagaaaacatttgtgtGTTCTTAGCATTGCTGAAAGCCAGAGTAtttgcagggaaggaaaaaaaaaccaccataaaGGTAAAAGATTCAAACTTACCCTTGGCCTTGATGGAAATAGCACTtcgtttttttttccaatgcctCTTTTTGTGTCCctttttttagtattattttactGTGATATTCTGCTGCACTGTGTAGGTTTTTAAGGCATTGTGGAGAGGTAGAGCTAACTTGGATACTAAATTATTAATCATGGGAACTTCTTGTATCACAAAAATGTGAATGATCAGTTTCTATGACCAAAACTTTTAGTTTGAAAAGCCAGGTTTCTGAAAACTTACAGGAACACACATTATCTTATGCACATGATAGTGTGGGTAAAATTTGACTGTAGTCCCAGTAGCAAGGCTTGATCAGTAGGAAAGCTGAAGTGGTACTTTGCTTTTTACGTGCGGAAAGgcttttgtttctcctgctgggcagcttcaAGAACTGGGTCAGTATATCTTGTTAGGCTGCTTAGTGGATGTTTCAGTTGTAATTGATATTAATGCTACGTGTTAACATTCAACCCAGAGCTCTTATAGCCTGACTGAAACGCTGGAGAATAAATACGACTGtatgaacacacacaaaacaaataccACACTGAGTAGGGTAGCTGCCAAGTCATGTCTTGTTGGCGCTGGCAGTGATGTAAATTTCCACCATGTGAGATTTTCACTACGAATATTGTATATACAGAGTGAAAATGTTAGtaaattctgtatttaacaAGACTGAAGGGTATGAGTATGAGGATATCATAGGTGGGTGCAGAATTTTTCTCAATTTCTAGAGTCCATAACTAAGCAGTGAATTTGACGTGTTGTTGTTATGCAGAATACAAGATGGAAATCAGactcattaaggttggaaaagacctccaagaccatctggtccaaccatccccctaccactaatgtcacccactaaaccatgtccctaagcaccacatccagcctCTCCTTAcacacccccagggatggtggcttcaccacctccctgggcaacccgttccaaaATGTGAAAAGTGACCTGAATACATGTAAATGGGTGGGAACTTGTATTTTGTGAAAACTAATTTCTCTTGTCAATTTCAGACTTCAGTCATATTTGACATCAAGCTAAAAGGAGAATTTGATGGGTCTACTACCATCCATCAATTTGTACTTCCACCTCGATCAATACAACCCTATCAAATACCTGTAGCAGGTAGCGCTATTATACTATATAATAAACGCTCTAACCTATTATCAGGGTTGTCTAAATGCAACAGCTGGCATACCAGAGTGCTTCAGCCTACTAATACTTCCATTATACATAGTGAGGGAGGAGAAGgtgagggaagaaagaaaatagcaagGAACTGATAAGAAATTCTTGTCCCGAATTCATGCTTCTGACAGAAGAGTAAAAGATGCTATTTAAGCTGTACACTTGCTATAATGCTTTGAAGTGTTAAAGCAAAGatctttcaaattttatttattttgttatacaGATTATTTGTATGCCCTGTCCTTTCCCCATTGACCCCAGCTATAAAAGCTGGTGTGTACTCCAAAGCACTTAATGCTTCCCTGGCTTAAGTCAtaactatttaattttctggGCCACATCATGAGCCTGAAAGACAGTCCAGGCTTAGAGTCAAGTTTAGGATCAGCTTAGCATCAATACTAAAGAtgattttagatttttctttctggctttctGTAATAAAAGTGTAGCAGATAATTTTCCAGCTTCAAAGTTAATTGTTTGCTAATAGCTAGAATTAGTCTGAGCATAGTTGCACTACTCTATGGCAAAACGGTGTGGCACtctctacagaagaaaaactcttCTTAGGGATGATTGCACCTTAAAAACTCTTTGACAACAAAATTTTGAAGTCACTAATAGAAAGTATGTGATAAATCTGTGGGTAAAGGTTACTACCAGAAGGTACAAACCTACATTGCTTTTAAAGGAACGAAAGTGATTACGTGTAAATAAAGGAAGTTGGAGACAATGCATTTGGAGTCACAGTATTAGAGATGGAATGCTTCAGCATGCATGACTTCCTATGTGTCGGGTTTCCTTTCCTACACTGTCAGTTTTCCTTATAGATGAACTAGTTACACAACTGCATGTAACTTCTTTTGTTTCGCCTGCTTGCTGTAGGACTGCTAGAATGTTATACCTATACTGCCTTTTCAGTGTGAGCttgtggtttgtgttttgttagcACAGGAGCTGCCAGACTACTGTTGTTCTTCAGCTGATGTTACTTTTTCTGCAGGTCCAGCCTCTGTAACAAGTCAGTCTCCTGTTCCGTGTAAACTCTGTATCCTTTAAGTGCTCCTGGAATGTCAGACTCCTATGTACCAAGCATAGAAAAAGCTAACATGATAGCCTGACTCACTAAATCTGGCTTTAGCTCATTTACCACTTCAAGAGGAAATAGTATGCTTCACAAGAGCCTTTACTACTTTTACAGAGCTATAAATAAGGGATGCATTAATGTAATGTAATGCATTAGTATTTCTCAGTCATTTGAGATACTTGTGTGAAATTACTGGATAGATACACCATGAAACCAGATAAACATCCAAGGCTGTGTTTCAAGATCTTGCAAGAGAGAGGCTGTGCCAGTGAATGCAAGCATGTTAACTCATTCTGCTTCAGTACAATTACGTGAATATAGTAGCAACAGTCCAGAATCAATGCTAAGATGGGTGTTAAGCTTTAACATTTAGATTCATCTTCGTGGATTGTCTTTCAACCTGATATTATCATCAGTGCAAGTGAAGGTGAGCAGTGAGCTGTTTGACTGCGCTAATCTTTGTAAAATGGTGGCTAGTTGGTGTGGTTTAACTTCAGtaggcagctaagtaccaccCAGCTGCTTGCTCCCCAGTGGGgagaagagaatcagaaagacAGAAGTGAGAAAAGTTGTGGGTTGAGATTCAGTTCAGTAGGCAAACCAAAGCTGCACATGCAATCTGGGCAAAATAAGGAATTAGTTTTCTACTATTCCATTTTTTAAGAAAGCGGGGCTTCAGCACGTGTAACAGTTACTTGGGGAAAACAAAGGCCACAACTCAGTCCCCTCTTGCTTTCCCTCCAGCATTTATGGTTGAGCATGAAATATGTTACATGATAGCCCCTTGGTCAGTTTGGGCCATCTGCCCTGCCTgtatcccctcccagcttcttgtgcacctcTAGCCTCCATGCTGACAGCGCAGcttgagaagcagaaaagaccTTGACTGTGGAGACACTACTCAGCAAGAACCAAAACATGGTATCGATCAGTGTTactttcatcacaaatccagaACATACCTCATAGGGTATTATCAAGAAAACTAACTCCCCTACTCAAAACCAGTAACTACTTTATACCTTTAGTGCACAAAGCGGCTTGAAACAGTGACTAAGCAGATGTACCTAGTAAGATGACTACTCTTAACAGTACTAACTGGGGATgagcatttcctttaaaaatcctGCCAGGGTTATGCTACTCTAAACCACGTTTGGGAAAGCAAATTGTGATCTGTGTTGTCCTTTGAGGTATAGTTTAGATATCCCTGTTTTCTCAGgcaattcagtttattttattccttcaaCTCAAGGTTACCTCTGGAATCTCCAAGTGAAACTTGAGCCTGTAGTTAACCTCTTGCTTGATAAAGGAAGACTAATGGATTTCcttcttcaaaggaaagaatGCAAAATGGTTATCCTAGCTGTGTGCTCTCAAAGTAAGTTTAAGTGCTTTGTCTATATTGAAAGTGCAACACTACCTCCTCAAATACTTGTACAAGTTAGCTGGACTGGTCTTAGATTTGAGATCACCTCTGAAACAAGCTTTGTCATATGAAGTGTCAGTCACCCCTCTAAATGAATTAACAGCATGAAATAATTCAACTTCCTGCTACCCCCCTTCAGTTAAAATGCATCTGacattaaagaaacattttcagttaaGTTTAGCATACAGTTTAGAGATCACCTTTTTCAAGGTAGCTTTAAAGCCCTTGTTATTTCTCctcatagtttttttttatatcttttcagTGCTCAGTGAGCCGGAAAGGGGATCACTACCTGTGATTGCAACTGTTTTTGACAAACTGAATCACGAATATAAGAAGTACTTGGAAGCTGAACAAAGCTATACTATGGTAAACTATGTTAGCTACAGCAGCTTGTAGACAGGGTAACACTATTTGAATTTCAAGTTGCATTATGTGGCAAAGGCCAAATACCTGTTCTTTACTTAGGAAAGTCAGGTTCCCCCCAAGGTCAGTCCCTTGCAGTCCTCAAACTCACAGGAGAAAGATGTGTGCAACATGCAATTCTTTCCCCACTTGCGGATGACAGCTTTATTCAGCACTCTGCTGTGGAAGATCACAGAatgtgttggaagggacatcGAAGATCATCTGAACGCTCTGACCCCCCCCTCTTCCAGGGGTACCTACCACTTTggggctgcccaaagccccatcccaGCTGGCATTGAATGCTTCCAGAGGTGCTGCATAGTTCATCTCCAGTAAGACAACTAACATACCCTCATacttgagaaagaaagagggtgGAAGttcaaaaagcagctttgaagCCATAATTATTGCAGTAGTTCCAGACCACTGATTTCATGGCATGCTATACCACTGCACAACCTCTGCAACGCTGCTGCATGTCAGAAGTGCTGACAATCTAGCATGTTCTGCTCTTGTATCACAGCCACATTTCTATTAAGGGGGTGGGCCTGCCTCAACATCATATGCCCATTTATCTCCTGGCTGTAAGATACATAAGTAGCAGctacttttgttttcaatttcaatATGAAAGCCCCCAGTGAACAGAGTGCATCCAGTGTAACTCAACCACAGATGTGAGTTTGCtcaacaaaacatgttttcaatGGGGACCTATAAACAGTCCATCTAGACAAGATTTAACTAAAACTGTACCACAAGACTACACTATTCTTAAAGGGTTTCTCCTTGTAGGTGGTAGAAGCAGGCCAGAGTAGAAGTAATCCACTTCTGAAACGTCCAGTCCGCACTCAAGCGGTTATTGACCAGTCTGACATGTACACCCATGTTTTATCCGTATTTACAGAGAAGAAGGTAAGTTAATGTTAAGTGATGATAGGTTTACTGTGAGCCTACTGCTGAACTGAGCTGACTACTTGAAGTAGCAAGCAGGAggctttctttatttctgtcagGATTAAAACATCTTGTTTCTCCATTTGTGTGGTTTTAACTTGTCACTAGAAGGGAAAGCGAGGGAAGTTCTACCTAATACTTTCTTCTTGTCTAGGAAGCACCTCACAAGTTCACTATAGCAGTCCTGATGGAATATATTCGCTCTCTCAACCAGTTCCAGATTGCAGTTCAGGTAAAGCACTTAAATGCATGAAGCACCAACTATACCACCTCACTCCATCACATTACGTGGAACGTCAAAACATTCTTAGCCATGTTTGAGTTCTGTCCACTACCGCCTTCTACATCTAAAAACCAGTACTGAGACATGCCTTTGATGGTGGGCTTCTTGTATTCACAGCACTATTTGTACGAGCTGGTCATCAAAACCCTTGTTCAACACAACTTGTTCTACATGCTCCATCAGTTTCTTCAGTACCATGTGCTCAGTGACTCAAAGCCTTTGGTACGTAAGGCAAATTGCTTCAATAAACTAGTGATAGAGGTGGGATGTCTTCAGACTTCCAAAGTTATTTCTACTTTTGCCCTAGGCTTGTCTGTTACTGTCCCTGGAAAGCATTTACCCTCCTGCACATCAGCTCTCTCTGGACATGTTAAAAGTAAGCATTTCAAACTGCAGTATCTGTGTCACATTAGGGTTAGATTTGTCAAACAGCTTACCTGACCAAGCTTGAAGTGATTAGCTAGCATCTAAACCGTTTCTTAGGAACATACTCTTACAGCTGTGATTGATTTCAGAGGCTTTCCACTGCAAATGATGAAATAGTGGAAGTTCTGTTGTCCAAACACCAAGTTTTGGCTGCCTTGAGATTCATCAGGGGTATTGGAGGACATGACAGTATTTCAGCCCGCAAATTCCTTGATGCAGCAAAACAAGCAGATGACGACATGCTTTTCTACACTATATTCAGATTCTTTGAACAAAGAAATCAGCGATTACGAGGAAACCCTAGTTTCACACCAGGTAAGCAATAAGCAGTTAAACACAGATGATTTGTTGTACGAACAGAACTAAGACTTGTTCCACTTACAGGCCAACATGCACTGAGTTCTGTCTTACGATACAGACTCAGCTGGAGTGTATTTTAGTCTTACCTTGAAGCATACTTCCAAAGTTAACCTGGCTTACACCTTTATATACACTGCACGTAGAGTAAAGCCACTCCAAGACAAACAGGAACTCTCAGATGAAGGTAACTTGTTTGGCTAGCAGTCGCCTGCATCACTTAATTTATTAAAGCTGGTACCTCCACTCACTGCTTTCTCCTGAAGCCACAAACTGGAGCAAGATGCAGCCTTTGAGTTCAGTTCAAAGCTCAAGGCCTGTTTTGTGCTACACTTCCTCTCATTTTAAAACCCAAGCCAAACTCCATGTACCAACAACCTGTTAGTCACTAGGTAGTCCAAAGGCTCAGAATCCCACTTCAGGATCTTAAATCTGGAGCATAGAGAATGTGAATGGGTGCAAGGCCACTGGTCAGATAGAGGAACTAGATCAAACAGCTGCTTTTACCGCAACACAATTTGTCACACGACTGGAAATACCTTAAAACGTTCCACTGCTTTGAAGTTGTTAAAACTTTTTCAACTCTAATGCATCAAAGATGTAAATTAGTACTTAACTGAAGTAAATTAAACTACACTATCTTGCTTCTCAGTTCCTCAATTTCAATGTtaacaaacttttattttgccCGCTTAGGTGAGCACTGTGAAGAACATGTCACCTTCTTCAAACAAGTATTTGGAGAACAAGCTCTCATGAAGCCCACAACGTTCTGAAAATACTCTTCCCACTGGAATGTATAAACttaatttattgcatttaagTAGATTTTTGAACTACAAAATTGCTATTTTATAATAAAGTATATACAAGACATTTTGGCAAATAGTACTAAAAATATTACAACTTGTGATGGCTTCCCCCTTAAAAATAGAGACAAAAATTGCATTGACCTGCATTTAAAATTAGTGTCAGTGGTTTAGCAGTCCATTCTCATACACATCACCTCAGTTTCGTTGACAAAAAAGCTATTCAACTTGCAATGCAGCTGGTTTAGGTTTCTAGAAGAAAGATGCAACCtcttgaaaacagaagtgttttagtAACTTAACATATCTACTTTTAGTAATACTGTTACATGAGCCCCACGTAGCATTTCCTGAGTTTGAAGCCATGTCCAAAGCTGCAGTTGCTATCTTCTAGCTGAATCTGTGCAGGAG
The genomic region above belongs to Cygnus atratus isolate AKBS03 ecotype Queensland, Australia chromosome 2, CAtr_DNAZoo_HiC_assembly, whole genome shotgun sequence and contains:
- the RMC1 gene encoding regulator of MON1-CCZ1 complex isoform X1; translated protein: MSREPPPGEEEDGAPGGEDGGGGESRGGGCYLALCGRPVHFEKANPVNCVFFDEANKQVFAVRSGGATGVVVKGLEDRNPISFRMEDKGEVKCIKFSLGNKILAVQRTSKSVDFLNFIPDSPQLEYTQECKTKNANILGFCWTSSTEIVFITDQGIEFYQVLPEKRSLKLLKNQNINVNWYMYCPESSVILLSTTVLGNVLQPFYFKSGTMSKLSKFEIELPAAPKSSKLSLSERDIAMATIYGQLYVLYLRHHSRTSNSTGAEVVLYHLPREGSCKKTHILKLNRTGKFALNVVDNLVVVHHQDTETSVIFDIKLKGEFDGSTTIHQFVLPPRSIQPYQIPVAGPASVTSQSPVPCKLYSSSWIVFQPDIIISASEGYLWNLQVKLEPVVNLLLDKGRLMDFLLQRKECKMVILAVCSQMLSEPERGSLPVIATVFDKLNHEYKKYLEAEQSYTMVVEAGQSRSNPLLKRPVRTQAVIDQSDMYTHVLSVFTEKKEAPHKFTIAVLMEYIRSLNQFQIAVQHYLYELVIKTLVQHNLFYMLHQFLQYHVLSDSKPLACLLLSLESIYPPAHQLSLDMLKRLSTANDEIVEVLLSKHQVLAALRFIRGIGGHDSISARKFLDAAKQADDDMLFYTIFRFFEQRNQRLRGNPSFTPGEHCEEHVTFFKQVFGEQALMKPTTF
- the RMC1 gene encoding regulator of MON1-CCZ1 complex isoform X2 — protein: MSREPPPGEEEDGAPGGEDGGGGESRGGGCYLALCGRPVHFEKANPVNCVFFDEANKQVFAVRSGGATGVVVKGLEDRNPISFRMEDKGEVKCIKFSLGNKILAVQRTSKSVDFLNFIPDSPQLEYTQECKTKNANILGFCWTSSTEIVFITDQGIEFYQVLPEKRSLKLLKNQNINVNWYMYCPESSVILLSTTVLGNVLQPFYFKSGTMSKLSKFEIELPAAPKSSKLSLSERDIAMATIYGQLYVLYLRHHSRTSNSTGAEVVLYHLPREGSCKKTHILKLNRTGKFALNVVDNLVVVHHQDTETSVIFDIKLKGEFDGSTTIHQFVLPPRSIQPYQIPVAGPASVTSQSPVPCKLLKLEPVVNLLLDKGRLMDFLLQRKECKMVILAVCSQMLSEPERGSLPVIATVFDKLNHEYKKYLEAEQSYTMVVEAGQSRSNPLLKRPVRTQAVIDQSDMYTHVLSVFTEKKEAPHKFTIAVLMEYIRSLNQFQIAVQHYLYELVIKTLVQHNLFYMLHQFLQYHVLSDSKPLACLLLSLESIYPPAHQLSLDMLKRLSTANDEIVEVLLSKHQVLAALRFIRGIGGHDSISARKFLDAAKQADDDMLFYTIFRFFEQRNQRLRGNPSFTPGEHCEEHVTFFKQVFGEQALMKPTTF
- the RMC1 gene encoding regulator of MON1-CCZ1 complex isoform X3 — translated: MSREPPPGEEEDGAPGGEDGGGGESRGGGCYLALCGRPVHFEKANPVNCVFFDEANKQVFAVRSGGATGVVVKGLEDRNPISFRMEDKGEVKCIKFSLGNKILAVQRTSKSVDFLNFIPDSPQLEYTQECKTKNANILGFCWTSSTEIVFITDQGIEFYQVLPEKRSLKLLKNQNINVNWYMYCPESSVILLSTTVLGNVLQPFYFKSGTMSKLSKFEIELPAAPKSSKLSLSERDIAMATIYGQLYVLYLRHHSRTSNSTGAEVVLYHLPREGSCKKTHILKLNRTGKFALNVVDNLVVVHHQDTETSVIFDIKLKGEFDGSTTIHQFVLPPRSIQPYQIPVAGPASVTSQSPVPCKLYSSSWIVFQPDIIISASEGYLWNLQVKLEPVVNLLLDKGRLMDFLLQRKECKMVILAVCSQMLSEPERGSLPVIATVFDKLNHEYKKYLEAEQSYTMEAPHKFTIAVLMEYIRSLNQFQIAVQHYLYELVIKTLVQHNLFYMLHQFLQYHVLSDSKPLACLLLSLESIYPPAHQLSLDMLKRLSTANDEIVEVLLSKHQVLAALRFIRGIGGHDSISARKFLDAAKQADDDMLFYTIFRFFEQRNQRLRGNPSFTPGEHCEEHVTFFKQVFGEQALMKPTTF